In Bactrocera neohumeralis isolate Rockhampton unplaced genomic scaffold, APGP_CSIRO_Bneo_wtdbg2-racon-allhic-juicebox.fasta_v2 ctg1779, whole genome shotgun sequence, one DNA window encodes the following:
- the LOC126766584 gene encoding putative nuclease HARBI1: MILCDYKMSIRYVDARHAGANHDSFVFNVSDLKVHLQNNIQNNTWILGDAGYPLHKFLMTPYRMAEASSPQARYNTVHSKVQNIVERTIGVLKSRFRCLLSVRGLHYTPEKATQIVNACCALHNICQHFQVESPEEIPSTSNTTMTNDVLDIEREEEDTARIIRNNIMTSLLIIKILNFIYSF; this comes from the exons atgatt ctttgtGATTATAAAATGTCTATTCGGTATGTGGATGCTAGGCATGCAGGCGCAAATCAtgactcttttgttttcaatgttagCGATTTGAAAGTGCATTTACAGAACAACATACAGAATAACACTTGGATCTTGG GCGACGCTGGCTATCCtctgcacaaatttttaatgacgCCTTATCGCATGGCGGAAGCTTCTTCACCCCAAGCACGCTACAATACAGTACACTCAAAGGTCCAGAATATTGTAGAGCGGACAATTGGTGTACTCAAGAGTAGATTTCGATGTCTTTTATCTGTACGAGGTTTACATTACACTCCTGAAAAGGCTACGCAAATTGTGAATGCTTGTTGCgcattgcacaatatttgccaACACTTTCAAGTGGAATCTCCGGAAGAAATACCATCTACTTCAAATACTACAATGACCAATGATGTTTTGGACATAGAAAGAGAAGAAGAGGATACGGCTCGAATAATTCGCAATAATATTATGACTTCCctcttaataattaaaatattaaatttcatttattctttctaa